In Vibrio alginolyticus NBRC 15630 = ATCC 17749, the sequence TCACGGTACTGGTTCACTATCGGTCAGTCAGTAGTATTTAGCCTTGGAGGATGGTCCCCCCATATTCAGACAGGATATCACGTGTCCCGCCCTACTCGATTTCACTGAACACACGTCGTCAACTACGGGACTATCACCCTGTATCGTCGGCCTTTCCAGGCTGTTCGTCTAACGCGTGTAAAGCTTAAGGGCTAGTCCAATTTCGCTCGCCGCTACTTTCGGAATCTCGGTTGATTTCTTTTCCTCGGGGTACTTAGATGTTTCAGTTCCCCCGGTTCGCCTCGTTATGCTATGTATTCACATAACGATACTTACTTATGTAAGTGGGTTTCCCCATTCGGAAATCCCAGACTCAAATGGTTTTTACTACCTAATCTGGGCTTATCGCAAGTTAATACGTCCTTCATCGCCTCTGACTGCCAAGGCATCCACCGTGTACGCTTAGTCACTTAACCATACAACCCGAAGGAGTTTCGAGTTGATGTTCAAATCACCAAAGTTGTCTCTCATTATTTGAATGAGCGAGAGACATTTCGATTTTGCCGGACTCAATTTCGAATAATCACTTAAAAGTGATATTCCCAAGAACACTTGAATGTGTTTTTTGGTGTTTGTCATAAAGACAAACATTGAGAACTTTACAAACAATCTTAAAGATTGTTTTGTCAGCTTTCCAAATTGTTAAAGAGCTAGATTTTCTGATGAAAACCATTTTTAAAGATTCTTTTTCAAGAACACTTAAAGATGGTGGAGCTATGCGGGATCGAACCGCAGACCTCCTGCGTGCAAGGCAGGCGCTCTCCCAGCTGAGCTATAGCCCCATCAAGGTGTCGATACTGTCGCCAATTCCTTGGAAAAGAAATTGGTGGGTCTGAGTGGACTCGAACCACCGACCTCTCGCTTATCAGGCGAACGCTCTAACCACCTGAGCTACAGACCCAGTATCGTCTCTTTACTTTATAAACCGTATCAATCTGTGTGAACACTCATCGCAATAATCATCGTTTAAGGAGGTGATCCAGCGCCAGGTTCCCCTAGCGCTACCTTGTTACGACTTCACCCCAGTCATGAACCACAAAGTGGTAAGCGTCCCCCCGAAGGTTAAACTACCTACTTCTTTTGCAGCCCACTCCCATGGTGTGACGGGCGGTGTGTACAAGGCCCGGGAACGTATTCACCGTGGCATTCTGATCCACGATTACTAGCGATTCCGACTTCATGGAGTCGAGTTGCAGACTCCAATCCGGACTACGACGCACTTTTTGGGATTCGCTCACTTTCGCAAGTTGGCCGCCCTCTGTATGCGCCATTGTAGCACGTGTGTAGCCCTACTCGTAAGGGCCATGATGACTTGACGTCGTCCCCACCTTCCTCCGGTTTATCACCGGCAGTCTCCCTGGAGTTCCCGACATTACTCGCTGGCAAACAAGGATAAGGGTTGCGCTCGTTGCGGGACTTAACCCAACATTTCACAACACGAGCTGACGACAGCCATGCAGCACCTGTCTCAGAGTTCCCGAAGGCACCAATCCATCTCTGGAAAGTTCTCTGGATGTCAAGAGTAGGTAAGGTTCTTCGCGTTGCATCGAATTAAACCACATGCTCCACCGCTTGTGCGGGCCCCCGTCAATTCATTTGAGTTTTAATCTTGCGACCGTACTCCCCAGGCGGTCTACTTAACGCGTTAGCTCCGAAAGCCACGGCTCAAGGCCACAACCTCCAAGTAGACATCGTTTACGGCGTGGACTACCAGGGTATCTAATCCTGTTTGCTCCCCACGCTTTCGCATCTGAGTGTCAGTATCTGTCCAGGGGGCCGCCTTCGCCACCGGTATTCCTTCAGATCTCTACGCATTTCACCGCTACACCTGAAATTCTACCCCCCTCTACAGTACTCTAGTCTGCCAGTTTCAAATGCTATTCCGAGGTTGAGCCCCGGGCTTTCACATCTGACTTAACAAACCACCTGCATGCGCTTTACGCCCAGTAATTCCGATTAACGCTCGCACCCTCCGTATTACCGCGGCTGCTGGCACGGAGTTAGCCGGTGCTTCTTCTGTCGCTAACGTCAAATAATGCAGCTATTAACTACACTACCTTCCTCACGACTGAAAGTGCTTTACAACCCGAAGGCCTTCTTCACACACGCGGCATGGCTGCATCAGGCTTGCGCCCATTGTGCAATATTCCCCACTGCTGCCTCCCGTAGGAGTCTGGACCGTGTCTCAGTTCCAGTGTGGCTGATCATCCTCTCAGACCAGCTAGGGATCGTCGCCTTGGTGAGCCCTTACCTCACCAACTAGCTAATCCCACCTAGGCATATCCTGACGCGAGAGGCCCGAAGGTCCCCCTCTTTGGCCCGTAGGCATCATGCGGTATTAGCCATCGTTTCCAATGGTTATCCCCCACATCAGGGCAATTTCCTAGGCATTACTCACCCGTCCGCCGCTCGACGCCGTTATCGTTCCCCGAAGGTTCAGATAACTCGTTTCCGCTCGACTTGCATGTGTTAGGCCTGCCGCCAGCGTTCAATCTGAGCCATGATCAAACTCTTCAATTTAAGATTTTGTTCGGCTCAATGAATACTGAACATTACATAACGTAATGTTTGAATTGACTGTGCTGAATCTTTCGATTCAATGGTCACTTCGTATCATTGAAACCTAAATTGTTTCCGAAGAAACTATTTGGATCATCATCAACGAGTGCCCACACAGATTGATAGGTCTATATTGTTAAAGAGCTTGCTTTGCGAGAAGTTTTTCTCTCAAAGCGGAGGTGCATTCTAGCGATTTAATTGACAGTGTCAAACACTTTTTCAATTTTATTTTTCGTAGAAGCTTTCACCTCTCCGACCCTGCTGAAGCCTTATCGCGTCTGCCGTGTCGGTGGATGCGCATTATAGGGAACTCAGATCCGTTCGCAACCCTTTTTTGAAAAAAAATGGAAAAAACTGACTGTTCGATGACTATTTCATCAAAAAAGCACAAAAGAGGGTAAAAAACCCTCTTTTTCTGTATCAAAAGCCGTATTTAAATGAATGCGTACGCGTCTGCGAACATACGTTCGCTCTTCGCTTTCTTGTTCTGAGTGAACTGTTCACGTGCTGCGCCAGCCATTTCAAAACGACCTGCAATATAGATATCGTAGTTTTCTAAGCTTTCGAAATCTTCGGCTACTGCTTGTAGCACGTTACCAACTTTACCTTGCCAGTCTGCAGGTGCTTCTTCTACTACTGGCACAAAGTGAACGTTAGCAAACTTATCGGCGATCTCGACCAGTTCGTCTTTAGCATAAAGCTGGCAGTTATCGCGCGCCCCCCAATATAAATAGATAGGATTGGTTTTATTCTGCGCTACGCAGTGATCCAGAATCGAGCGAACGTAACTGAAGCCTGTACCACCAGCAATTAATAATAATGGGCGTTCGCTTTCTTCTTGAACCCAAGCATCGCCATGTGGCGCATCAATTTCAATCTGACCATCAGTTTCAAGCGCCGCTTGCATTGCTTCGACAACTTCTTGTGCATAAGCGTTGTGTTCCGCCGCACCGATGTGCAGTTCAAGTTCACCTTCATGACGACAAGGGCTGCTTGCGATAGAGAAAGGACGTTTGTCTTTTTCACCCATCACCACCATTAGGTACTGACCCGCTTTAAAAGGCACTGGTGATTCTGGATGAAGAAGGATTTGGTAAGTATTACAAGCTAACGGCTGAATAGACTTTACTTTACATTGGATGGTCATGGTGTTCCTCTCGCTTACTCGTCAAAAGTAAGCACTAAATTACTTTCTGTATAGGCTTGGCAAGGGAATATCCAACCTTGCTGTTGCTCTTTTTCGGTTAGCATAGGTTCGAGGTGATAGCTCACCTCGCCCGTTAGCTTTTTACACATACACATGGCGCAAGCGCCAACTTGGCAACGGTGTGGGAAGCGAATATTGTTGTTGAGCGCAGCTTCTAACACCGTCTCCCCTTCTTTTACTTGGAATGTAACGTCCATTGGTAGAAGGTGGACTTGATGACTCATAGAATACCTAACTGGTCCCAAATCTCATCGACTTTAGCCACAAGTTTAGGATCTTTTTGGATAGGCGTACCCCACTCGCGCGTGACTTCAGATTCGAACTTGTTGGTCGCATCCAGTCCTAATTTGGATGAACTCTCAGTCTTACCAAGCACTTGAATCGTGTCTCTATCTGGGTCCATTCGAGTTGTCACCGCCCAAATGATGTCATTCCAATCTCGTGCATTAACGTCATCGTCGCACAAAATGATGAATTTGTTATCCGTGTACTGAGCAAAGAAGCCCCATAGATGTTCCATCAATTCTTGGGATTGACCAGCTTGGTCTTTCTTCATAGTCACGACAGCAAATTGGTTGTTTGCTGTAACTGGAAGATAGACGTCAACAATCTCAGGGCGTTGCTGTTTCAACTCATTTAGTTCTGCTTCGGTAATCGCTTTGCTGTCTCGCTCAGTGACCTCGGTTCGCGTCGCCAGCTCGGCATCCCATTTAATGGTCGCATCCAAGCCCATTTTGGAGCCAAGCCCAACCACTGGTGAAGCAAAGTCGAGCGAGTCGATTGGCGTGTTATCTATCATCAAGGTATCACGTACAGGATCCATATGCTCTGACATGGCTTTCACGACATCATTCCAATCTCGTGCGTTTACCGATTCATCGCACACAATAACAAACTTGGTATACATGAATTGACGTAAGAAAGACCACACGCCCATCATTACGCGCTTGGCATGTCCTGGGTACTGCTTCTTCATGGTGACGACGGCCATTCGGTACGAACAACCTTCTGGCGGAAGATAGAAGTCTTCAATCTCTGGGAATTGCTTTTGCAGAATAGGCACAAACACTTCGTTTAATGCCACACCCAATACAGCTGGTTCATCTGGCGGACGACCTGTGTAGGTGCTGTGATAAATAGGGTCTTTACGCATAGTAATGTGCGTAATAGTAAATACGTGGTGCTTTTCTTTTTCGTTATAGTAGCCAGTGTGGTCACCGTAAGGACCTTCATCAGCAAACTCGTTCGGGTCGATATAGCCTTCCATCACGATTTCCGCGCTCGCTGGCACTTCCAAATCGTTGCTGACTGACTTCACGACTTCCGTTTTGCTTCCACGTAGCAAACCTGCAAATGCGTATTCCGATAGCGTATCTGGCACTGGTGTTACTGCACCAAGAATGGTTGCTGGGTCTGCACCAAACGCGACCGAAACTGGGAAAGGTTTACCTGGGTTGGTTTCCATCCAATCGCGCAGATCAAGCGCACCACCACG encodes:
- the fre gene encoding NAD(P)H-flavin reductase — its product is MTIQCKVKSIQPLACNTYQILLHPESPVPFKAGQYLMVVMGEKDKRPFSIASSPCRHEGELELHIGAAEHNAYAQEVVEAMQAALETDGQIEIDAPHGDAWVQEESERPLLLIAGGTGFSYVRSILDHCVAQNKTNPIYLYWGARDNCQLYAKDELVEIADKFANVHFVPVVEEAPADWQGKVGNVLQAVAEDFESLENYDIYIAGRFEMAGAAREQFTQNKKAKSERMFADAYAFI
- a CDS encoding 2Fe-2S iron-sulfur cluster-binding protein — protein: MSHQVHLLPMDVTFQVKEGETVLEAALNNNIRFPHRCQVGACAMCMCKKLTGEVSYHLEPMLTEKEQQQGWIFPCQAYTESNLVLTFDE
- the ubiD gene encoding 4-hydroxy-3-polyprenylbenzoate decarboxylase — encoded protein: MSFKDLREFIDHLEQKGRLKRITHPVDPAYEMTEISDRTLRAGGPALLFENPIGYDVPVLTNLFGTPERVAIGMGREDVKELREVGKLLAYLKEPEPPKGFKDALEKLPVFKQVLNMPAKRLRKAPCQDIVWQGDEVDLDKIPVMSCWAEDVAPLLTWGLTVTKGPNKKRQNLGIYRQQKIAKNKIIMRWLAHRGGALDLRDWMETNPGKPFPVSVAFGADPATILGAVTPVPDTLSEYAFAGLLRGSKTEVVKSVSNDLEVPASAEIVMEGYIDPNEFADEGPYGDHTGYYNEKEKHHVFTITHITMRKDPIYHSTYTGRPPDEPAVLGVALNEVFVPILQKQFPEIEDFYLPPEGCSYRMAVVTMKKQYPGHAKRVMMGVWSFLRQFMYTKFVIVCDESVNARDWNDVVKAMSEHMDPVRDTLMIDNTPIDSLDFASPVVGLGSKMGLDATIKWDAELATRTEVTERDSKAITEAELNELKQQRPEIVDVYLPVTANNQFAVVTMKKDQAGQSQELMEHLWGFFAQYTDNKFIILCDDDVNARDWNDIIWAVTTRMDPDRDTIQVLGKTESSSKLGLDATNKFESEVTREWGTPIQKDPKLVAKVDEIWDQLGIL